The Campylobacter concisus sequence ATCAAGTCCGCCTGCAAGATCAAATCTGCCATAAAGGTGCCAGTGAACGTCGTTTTCCCAGCTTTTTTTTATACTATCAACGAGATTAAACGGTATGCCTATCTCGTGGAAAAGGTTGTTGTCAATGACGTGTTGAGCGGCATTTACATACATATCGTATAGCTCATTTGCCGCTTCGTAGTAAGCGTCCGCTTCACTTGCTTTTACCTGTACGATCTCATCTGCGATATATGAGCTGTTATCATTATCTGTATGCCACGCAAAGCCGATTTTTTCCATAAATTCGTTATTTAACGGAGTGATTTTTCTTAAATTTATCATTTTTAGCCTCCAAAGCTTGATGAGCTAGAGCTTGATTTTGAGCTACCACCAAAAAATCCACTCTTGCCGCCACTGCTTCTTGCAGCAGAATTTGCTGCTTTTTGCTTATTAAAGCTATCAACGCTTCTTGTGTATGCACTTGGATTTTTGTAAGAATTTTGACGAGTAGCTTGGAAATTTTGATTTCCAAAAAGCTTACTGCCTATCCAGCTACCAAGTATCGCACCAGCTGCTGAAGCAAGGATCGTCTCGCCAAGGCTTAGACCGCCACTGCTTAGCTGTGCGTCACTCGTTTTTGTTAAATTTGAAGTGCCATTGTCAATATTTGCGTTTGCTTGAGCTAGGAGTTTATCGATCTCGTCTTTACTTAGCACACGCTCAGTGCCGTTTATATCTTTTAACACAACTCTAGTTTCAGTACTTGGATACTCTTCTAAAATTTTATAAACTCCAGGTGCACTCTCTTCGATGATAACAAAGGCGCCGTTTTTTTGCGCAACTTCGTTTAGTGCGTTTTCATCACCGCCATTGTTATTGCCACAACCAGCAAGGCCAGCCATAACGATCGCACCAAATCCGCCTACCGCAGCATAAGTAGCTATCTTTTTAATGTGTTTCATATCTCTCCTATCAACTCTTTTAAATTTTTATGTCTTCTAACAAGTATCACACCTCGTTTAAATTTTATAAATTTTGAGTGGTGTATCGCTTTTATTATCTTTTCACTGGCTTTTTTCGTTGCCTTTGGCTTTAGATTTAGCTCCTTTAAAAATTCACTTAAATTTATCCATTTTGACTCATTTTCTATCTCGGCCTCTATCGCTTCATTCTTTGCCATATCGTCATTTTTTTGTGCTAAAAGTGGCCTTTGCATGGCATTTAGAAACTGCATGAGCTTTTCATCTCTATCTTTATAAATTTGCAAAATTTCATTTTTTCGCTCGATTAGCATCTGCTCTTTTTCTTTAAAAAGCCTATCTTTATCAGCCTGTAAGTTTAAATTTAAGCTCTTTAGCTCGCTTAACTCATTTAGCAAATAATTTATAAACTCATCATTTTGGGATTTAGTTTTTGTGCTTTTTGGAGCGGATTTTGTGGCTTTTTCGCTACTTGGTTTCTCATCAAGGATGACAAATTTTATGCCATTTTCAATGACTGTATTTATCGAACCACGGCGGATTCTATTATAGACTGCTTCTTTTGTTATGC is a genomic window containing:
- a CDS encoding UPF0323 family lipoprotein is translated as MKHIKKIATYAAVGGFGAIVMAGLAGCGNNNGGDENALNEVAQKNGAFVIIEESAPGVYKILEEYPSTETRVVLKDINGTERVLSKDEIDKLLAQANANIDNGTSNLTKTSDAQLSSGGLSLGETILASAAGAILGSWIGSKLFGNQNFQATRQNSYKNPSAYTRSVDSFNKQKAANSAARSSGGKSGFFGGSSKSSSSSSSFGG
- a CDS encoding DNA-binding protein, which encodes MQKLAINEAAEILGITKEAVYNRIRRGSINTVIENGIKFVILDEKPSSEKATKSAPKSTKTKSQNDEFINYLLNELSELKSLNLNLQADKDRLFKEKEQMLIERKNEILQIYKDRDEKLMQFLNAMQRPLLAQKNDDMAKNEAIEAEIENESKWINLSEFLKELNLKPKATKKASEKIIKAIHHSKFIKFKRGVILVRRHKNLKELIGEI